The DNA region TAGACGGAACGGGGCGATATTTCAAGCGGGTGGACGTGTCACCGAACAGCGGGAAGGAGCGGTGGCGGCGGTGGGTGGCCTTTGCTCTAATGTCTTAACTTCGCACATTTCCTGCACATCTTGAAATATCGGAACAAAAATGGGAAATTAAATTACAAAATAATCGTTGAGGGCGGCAGCGACCTAACCTTGGTGCCAGATGCGAAGCAAAGTGGTCCCGAACGATCCCGAAAAGAAGAAAAGTCCTTCGACGAGCTCAGGACGAACGGTTTGATAAGCCGCGCCGATATGCGCGTGGCGGTATAGCAGGCGTCCGAAGAGTAGGACAGCGCGTCCCCTACCCTACCGGCCGCCGCGCGCGGAGCGCTTGCGCCAGCGTGCCTTCGTCCAGATAGTCGAGTTCGCCGCCGACCGGCACGCCATGGGCCAACTGGGTCAGGCGGATCGGGAAGCGCTCCAGTCGTTCGGCGAGGTAATGGGCGGTGGTCTGTCCTTCCAGCGTCGCGTTCATTGCCAGCACCACTTCATCGACGCCGCCCGGCTCCAGCCGCGCGACCAGCGCGTCGATCGTCAGGTCTTCGGGCCGCACCCCTTCCAGCGCGGACAGGCGCCCGCCCAAGACGTGGAAGCGGCCGGGGAAGAGGCGCGACTTGTCGAGCGCCCACAGGTCCGACACATCCTCCACCACGCACAGCGCACGCGGGTCGCGGCGCGGATCGGCGCAGATGCCGCAGGGATCGATCGTGTCGACATTACCGCAGATGTGGCAGCTCACCATCCGCTCGTTCACCGCTTCGAGCGCGCGCAGCAGCGGTTCCATCGCCCCTTCCCGCTTCTTGAGCAGATGCAGTACCGCCCGCCGCGCCGATCGGGGGCCAAGGCCGGGCAGCCGCGACAGGGCTTGGGTCAATGCTTCGATTTCAAGTGAGGCCATATGCTGAGATAAAGTGTTGCAAGTCATGCAGACAAGGGCTTTGAGGACGCATCATGCGTATTATCTATATGGGCACCCCCGATTTCGCCGTTCCTGCGCTCGACGCGCTAGAGAAGGCGGGTCACGCCATCGTCGCCGTCTATAGCCAGCCGCCCCGCCCCGCGGGTCGCGGCAAGGGGTTGCGTTCGTCCCCGGTGCACAGCCGGGCGGAGGCTCTGGGGATAGAGGTGCGGACGCCGGTATCGTTGAAGGATGCCGAGGTGCAGGCCGCCTTTGCGGCACTGGACGCCGATGTCGCGGTGGTCGCGGCCTATGGGCTGATCCTGCCGCGCGCCGTGCTGAATGCGCCGCGCCATGGCTGCATGAACATCCATGCGTCGCTGCTGCCGCGCTGGCGCGGCGCGGCGCCGATCCAGCGGGCGATCCTGTCCGGCGACAATGTGACCGGCGTGACGATCATGGATATGGAAGCGGGCCTGGACACCGGGCCGATGCGAGCCAAATATATCACGCCGATCGAATATAAGGCCGCGGGCGAACTGACGGCCGAACTGGCGCAGGCGGGCGCGGACCTGATGGTCGAGGTGCTGGACGATATTGCGCTGCACCCGGCGATGGCGCAACCCGAAGAGGGCGTGACCTATGCCGCCAAGATCGACAAGGTTGAGGCGCGGATCGACTTCACCCGCCCGGCGATCCAGGTCGAGCGGCAGGTGCGGGCCTTCAACCCCTTTCCCGGCGCGTTCTTCGCATATGGCGGCGAACGGTTCCGTATCCTGATGGCGCATGTCGAGCATGAGGATGGCGCGCCGGGCGACTTACTGGACGATGCGCTGCTGATCGGGTGCGGTCATGGGGCGATCCGCCCGACGCTGATCCAGCGTGCGGGCAAGGGGGCGATGACGGCGGACGAACTGCTGCGGGGCTATGACATGCCGCAGGGGAGCCGGGTGGATGGCTGAACGCGGGGGATGTGATTTTTGACCCGCTTCGCCTTCACCGTCGAATTTGACGGGCGGCCCTTCATGGGGTGGCAGCGTCAGTCCCATGGCCCGAGCGTGCAGCAGACGATCGAGGATGCGATCTTCGCCGTGACGGGCGAGCGCGCGGTCATCCATGCGGCAGGACGCACCGACGCGGGCGTCCATGGGCTTTGCATGCGCGCCCATGCGGACATCGGGAAGGACATGGCGCCCTTTCGCCTGATGGAGGCGATCAACGCGAAGATGCGGCCGCATCCGGTCGCGATCCTGGCGTGCGAGCCGGTCGCCGAGGATTGGCATGCGCGCTTTTCCTGCGTTGGTCGATCCTATGTCTATCGCATCGCCAATCGCCGCGCGCCGCTGACCTTCGAACGGGGGCTGGTGTGGCGGGTGATCCAGCCGCTGGATGCCGAAGCCATGCATGAGGCGGCGCAGATATTGGTCGGGCGGCATGATTTCACCACCTTCCGGTCGGCCCATTGCCAGGCGGAAAGTCCGGTCAAGTCGATCGACCGATTGGACGTGGCGCGCGATGGCGACCGCATCGCGGTGCACGCCGCCGCGCGATCCTTCCTGCATCACCAAGTGCGATCGATGGTCGGGTGCCTGGCAATGGTGGGCATGGGGCGGTGGACGGCCGCCGATTTGCGCAATGCGCTGGAGGCGAAGGATCGCGCGGCGCTGGGCCTCAACGCGCCGCCGGACGGGCTATATTTCGTGCGCGCCGATTATCCTGGCGAAACGGTCAGATAAAGGCCGCCGCGCATAGCTTGTCCTTGCCGGTGCGCTTGGCCGAGCGCATCGCATCGTCGGCGCAGGCGATCAGCCGATCGAGATCGGCGGGATCGGGCGTTTCGGCCGTGACCAGGCCGAAGCTGCCGCTGATCCCCATGCCATAGGCGGCGAGCGCCAGCCGCGCCTCTTCGCCGAATGTCCGTGCCGCCTGCGCATCCCGATCCGCCAGCAATACCAGAAATTCGTCGCCGCCGATCCGCGCGACGATGTCGCCCGCGTCGGCCTGCGCCTTCAGCAATTGTCCGACATCGGCCAGACAGGTGTCGCCTGCCGCATGGCCCTGCCCGTCGTTCAGCTGCTTGAACCCGTCCAGGTCCAGGAAGAGCAGGCTGACGCAGCTTTGCGCATGGGCGCTATGGGCCAGCACGTCCTTCGCCCGGCAGGCGAAGCCGCGACGGTTGAGCAGTCCGGTCAAGGGGTCGTGCATCGCTTCGAAACTGGCCTGGCGCAGGTCCGACAGATCCTCGATCACGGCGAGGTAGAA from Sphingobium sp. HWE2-09 includes:
- a CDS encoding GGDEF domain-containing protein; the protein is MSRQSHRHFTQSPSRQTISSAPAQVVALDGTLASALSLAQRRFEATFQHAPVGIAHVGLDGAFLLVNPRFCQISGYDSETLIRTGFRQITHPDDLHADEALLAQLNAGELQRYAMEKRYIRPDGEIIWINLTVAMVRDEADRPDFYLAVIEDLSDLRQASFEAMHDPLTGLLNRRGFACRAKDVLAHSAHAQSCVSLLFLDLDGFKQLNDGQGHAAGDTCLADVGQLLKAQADAGDIVARIGGDEFLVLLADRDAQAARTFGEEARLALAAYGMGISGSFGLVTAETPDPADLDRLIACADDAMRSAKRTGKDKLCAAAFI
- the truA gene encoding tRNA pseudouridine(38-40) synthase TruA; amino-acid sequence: MTRFAFTVEFDGRPFMGWQRQSHGPSVQQTIEDAIFAVTGERAVIHAAGRTDAGVHGLCMRAHADIGKDMAPFRLMEAINAKMRPHPVAILACEPVAEDWHARFSCVGRSYVYRIANRRAPLTFERGLVWRVIQPLDAEAMHEAAQILVGRHDFTTFRSAHCQAESPVKSIDRLDVARDGDRIAVHAAARSFLHHQVRSMVGCLAMVGMGRWTAADLRNALEAKDRAALGLNAPPDGLYFVRADYPGETVR
- the fmt gene encoding methionyl-tRNA formyltransferase, with the protein product MRIIYMGTPDFAVPALDALEKAGHAIVAVYSQPPRPAGRGKGLRSSPVHSRAEALGIEVRTPVSLKDAEVQAAFAALDADVAVVAAYGLILPRAVLNAPRHGCMNIHASLLPRWRGAAPIQRAILSGDNVTGVTIMDMEAGLDTGPMRAKYITPIEYKAAGELTAELAQAGADLMVEVLDDIALHPAMAQPEEGVTYAAKIDKVEARIDFTRPAIQVERQVRAFNPFPGAFFAYGGERFRILMAHVEHEDGAPGDLLDDALLIGCGHGAIRPTLIQRAGKGAMTADELLRGYDMPQGSRVDG
- the recR gene encoding recombination mediator RecR → MASLEIEALTQALSRLPGLGPRSARRAVLHLLKKREGAMEPLLRALEAVNERMVSCHICGNVDTIDPCGICADPRRDPRALCVVEDVSDLWALDKSRLFPGRFHVLGGRLSALEGVRPEDLTIDALVARLEPGGVDEVVLAMNATLEGQTTAHYLAERLERFPIRLTQLAHGVPVGGELDYLDEGTLAQALRARRPVG